Proteins from one Strix aluco isolate bStrAlu1 chromosome 10, bStrAlu1.hap1, whole genome shotgun sequence genomic window:
- the VGLL1 gene encoding transcription cofactor vestigial-like protein 1 isoform X2: MEETRKLSPKPCKNKEPVKTEWGSQSVVFTYFQGDINSVVDEHFSRALSNAKNPQDLSTKHKGETVVLKNDSMSPHQWNFSSHCSKPYPSSSATSMSNSGLNFSAVGMSGQYQPSALRSHPTQPADLWPFPSIGTPSLTSSVYHHALPDLHTIDEPISDRKYGSLLGLLQQERCLTSMQECTMKQHSSSACMTGPARLQNISQSSASGGERKASSYQGSENPSVSQATAGIQIHDRRRDLYF, from the exons atggaagaaacaagGAAGCTCTCTCCAAAGCCATGTAAAAACAAAGAACCTGTGAAAACAGAATGGGGGTCTCAGAGTGTTGTATTTACATATTTCCAAGGGGATATTAACAGCGTCGTAGATGAACATTTTTCTAGAGCTCTAAGCAATGCCAAGAACCCACAAGACCTGAGCACAAAGCACAAGGGTGAGACTGTTGTCCTGAAGAATG ATAGCATGTCTCCCCATCAGTGGAATTTCTCTTCACATTGCTCCAAACCATACCCATCATCTTCTGCTACAAGCATGTCAAATTCCGGTCTGAATTTTTCTGCTGTTGGTATGTCAGGCCAATACCAGCCGTCAGCTCTGAGGAGTCATCCAACTCAACCTGCAGATTTATGGCCTTTCCCTTCAATTGGGACTCCCAGTCTTACCAGTTCGGTGTATCATCATGCCTTGCCTGACCTGCACACGATAGATGAACCGATCTCTGACAGGAAATACGGTTCTCTTCTTGGTCttctgcagcaggaaaggtgCCTAACATCCATGCAAGAATGTACCATGAAGCAACACTCAAGTTCTGCTTGTATGACTGGACCTGCTAGGTTACAAAATATAAGTCAAAGTTCAGCTTCTGGGGGAG agaggaaaGCAAGCTCTTACCAAGGCTCAGAAAACCCCAGTGTAAGCCAAGCCACTGCAG GTATTCAGATTCATGACAGAAGACGAGATTTGTACTTTTAG
- the VGLL1 gene encoding transcription cofactor vestigial-like protein 1 isoform X3: MEETRKLSPKPCKNKEPVKTEWGSQSVVFTYFQGDINSVVDEHFSRALSNAKNPQDLSTKHKVDSMSPHQWNFSSHCSKPYPSSSATSMSNSGLNFSAVGMSGQYQPSALRSHPTQPADLWPFPSIGTPSLTSSVYHHALPDLHTIDEPISDRKYGSLLGLLQQERCLTSMQECTMKQHSSSACMTGPARLQNISQSSASGGERKASSYQGSENPSVSQATAGIQIHDRRRDLYF, encoded by the exons atggaagaaacaagGAAGCTCTCTCCAAAGCCATGTAAAAACAAAGAACCTGTGAAAACAGAATGGGGGTCTCAGAGTGTTGTATTTACATATTTCCAAGGGGATATTAACAGCGTCGTAGATGAACATTTTTCTAGAGCTCTAAGCAATGCCAAGAACCCACAAGACCTGAGCACAAAGCACAAGG taGATAGCATGTCTCCCCATCAGTGGAATTTCTCTTCACATTGCTCCAAACCATACCCATCATCTTCTGCTACAAGCATGTCAAATTCCGGTCTGAATTTTTCTGCTGTTGGTATGTCAGGCCAATACCAGCCGTCAGCTCTGAGGAGTCATCCAACTCAACCTGCAGATTTATGGCCTTTCCCTTCAATTGGGACTCCCAGTCTTACCAGTTCGGTGTATCATCATGCCTTGCCTGACCTGCACACGATAGATGAACCGATCTCTGACAGGAAATACGGTTCTCTTCTTGGTCttctgcagcaggaaaggtgCCTAACATCCATGCAAGAATGTACCATGAAGCAACACTCAAGTTCTGCTTGTATGACTGGACCTGCTAGGTTACAAAATATAAGTCAAAGTTCAGCTTCTGGGGGAG agaggaaaGCAAGCTCTTACCAAGGCTCAGAAAACCCCAGTGTAAGCCAAGCCACTGCAG GTATTCAGATTCATGACAGAAGACGAGATTTGTACTTTTAG
- the VGLL1 gene encoding transcription cofactor vestigial-like protein 1 isoform X1, producing the protein MEETRKLSPKPCKNKEPVKTEWGSQSVVFTYFQGDINSVVDEHFSRALSNAKNPQDLSTKHKGETVVLKNVDSMSPHQWNFSSHCSKPYPSSSATSMSNSGLNFSAVGMSGQYQPSALRSHPTQPADLWPFPSIGTPSLTSSVYHHALPDLHTIDEPISDRKYGSLLGLLQQERCLTSMQECTMKQHSSSACMTGPARLQNISQSSASGGERKASSYQGSENPSVSQATAGIQIHDRRRDLYF; encoded by the exons atggaagaaacaagGAAGCTCTCTCCAAAGCCATGTAAAAACAAAGAACCTGTGAAAACAGAATGGGGGTCTCAGAGTGTTGTATTTACATATTTCCAAGGGGATATTAACAGCGTCGTAGATGAACATTTTTCTAGAGCTCTAAGCAATGCCAAGAACCCACAAGACCTGAGCACAAAGCACAAGGGTGAGACTGTTGTCCTGAAGAATG taGATAGCATGTCTCCCCATCAGTGGAATTTCTCTTCACATTGCTCCAAACCATACCCATCATCTTCTGCTACAAGCATGTCAAATTCCGGTCTGAATTTTTCTGCTGTTGGTATGTCAGGCCAATACCAGCCGTCAGCTCTGAGGAGTCATCCAACTCAACCTGCAGATTTATGGCCTTTCCCTTCAATTGGGACTCCCAGTCTTACCAGTTCGGTGTATCATCATGCCTTGCCTGACCTGCACACGATAGATGAACCGATCTCTGACAGGAAATACGGTTCTCTTCTTGGTCttctgcagcaggaaaggtgCCTAACATCCATGCAAGAATGTACCATGAAGCAACACTCAAGTTCTGCTTGTATGACTGGACCTGCTAGGTTACAAAATATAAGTCAAAGTTCAGCTTCTGGGGGAG agaggaaaGCAAGCTCTTACCAAGGCTCAGAAAACCCCAGTGTAAGCCAAGCCACTGCAG GTATTCAGATTCATGACAGAAGACGAGATTTGTACTTTTAG
- the VGLL1 gene encoding transcription cofactor vestigial-like protein 1 isoform X4: MEETRKLSPKPCKNKEPVKTEWGSQSVVFTYFQGDINSVVDEHFSRALSNAKNPQDLSTKHKDSMSPHQWNFSSHCSKPYPSSSATSMSNSGLNFSAVGMSGQYQPSALRSHPTQPADLWPFPSIGTPSLTSSVYHHALPDLHTIDEPISDRKYGSLLGLLQQERCLTSMQECTMKQHSSSACMTGPARLQNISQSSASGGERKASSYQGSENPSVSQATAGIQIHDRRRDLYF; the protein is encoded by the exons atggaagaaacaagGAAGCTCTCTCCAAAGCCATGTAAAAACAAAGAACCTGTGAAAACAGAATGGGGGTCTCAGAGTGTTGTATTTACATATTTCCAAGGGGATATTAACAGCGTCGTAGATGAACATTTTTCTAGAGCTCTAAGCAATGCCAAGAACCCACAAGACCTGAGCACAAAGCACAAGG ATAGCATGTCTCCCCATCAGTGGAATTTCTCTTCACATTGCTCCAAACCATACCCATCATCTTCTGCTACAAGCATGTCAAATTCCGGTCTGAATTTTTCTGCTGTTGGTATGTCAGGCCAATACCAGCCGTCAGCTCTGAGGAGTCATCCAACTCAACCTGCAGATTTATGGCCTTTCCCTTCAATTGGGACTCCCAGTCTTACCAGTTCGGTGTATCATCATGCCTTGCCTGACCTGCACACGATAGATGAACCGATCTCTGACAGGAAATACGGTTCTCTTCTTGGTCttctgcagcaggaaaggtgCCTAACATCCATGCAAGAATGTACCATGAAGCAACACTCAAGTTCTGCTTGTATGACTGGACCTGCTAGGTTACAAAATATAAGTCAAAGTTCAGCTTCTGGGGGAG agaggaaaGCAAGCTCTTACCAAGGCTCAGAAAACCCCAGTGTAAGCCAAGCCACTGCAG GTATTCAGATTCATGACAGAAGACGAGATTTGTACTTTTAG